The Haloterrigena salifodinae genome window below encodes:
- a CDS encoding orc1/cdc6 family replication initiation protein, producing MFERDTDIYKNRDALREDYQPDELVGRDEEIQKYRAALQPVINGEQPNNIFLYGKTGVGKTAATRYLLSHLEEDASQYDDLDLHLSFLNCDGLTSSYQVATRLVNEFRDEREQISSTGYPRATVYEMLWKELDEIGGTNLIVLDEVDHVEDDSILYQLPRARANSNISEANIGIIGISNDFSFRDDLSPKVKSSLCEQEIHFPAYDAGDLQKILERRGQVAFRDGVLNNAVVRLCAAYGAKDAGDARQSIDLLMKAGDLAREEGAETIRESHVETGRHDLERGRIEEGIRGLTQHGHLVLYSLLTIHLQDETPVRSRDIRPRYTNFAQRAGRDPLVPRRMRDHLSELAMLGLVSVTERNEGRRGGTYREYTLSMNVDLILSALDEVVDEVGIHESIHALVTDDISQDS from the coding sequence ATGTTTGAACGGGACACTGATATCTACAAGAACCGCGATGCTTTGCGGGAGGATTATCAGCCAGATGAACTCGTGGGACGTGATGAGGAAATCCAGAAGTATCGGGCAGCACTTCAGCCAGTGATCAACGGTGAACAACCAAATAATATCTTTTTGTATGGGAAAACGGGTGTCGGGAAGACTGCAGCGACCCGGTATCTTCTCTCTCACCTTGAGGAAGATGCGTCCCAGTACGACGATCTCGATCTTCACCTCTCATTTCTCAACTGTGATGGGCTTACGTCATCATACCAAGTCGCGACCCGTTTAGTCAACGAATTTCGAGATGAGAGGGAACAAATCAGCTCGACAGGCTATCCGCGAGCTACCGTCTACGAAATGCTGTGGAAAGAACTCGACGAAATCGGCGGAACTAATCTGATCGTTCTCGACGAAGTCGACCACGTCGAAGACGATTCCATCCTCTATCAGCTCCCCCGTGCTCGAGCAAACAGTAACATCTCTGAAGCGAACATTGGGATAATCGGTATCTCGAACGATTTCTCGTTTCGTGACGATCTTTCGCCGAAAGTCAAAAGTTCGCTCTGTGAGCAAGAGATACATTTCCCTGCTTACGATGCTGGTGATCTTCAGAAGATTCTCGAACGACGTGGACAGGTGGCATTTCGCGATGGTGTTCTCAACAATGCAGTTGTTCGTCTCTGTGCTGCCTACGGAGCGAAAGATGCCGGTGATGCACGCCAATCGATTGATCTTCTGATGAAAGCCGGCGATCTCGCTCGAGAAGAAGGGGCGGAGACCATTCGGGAGAGTCACGTCGAAACCGGCCGTCACGACCTCGAACGGGGACGAATTGAAGAGGGAATTAGAGGACTGACCCAACACGGGCATCTAGTACTGTACTCCTTGCTCACGATACATTTGCAGGACGAAACACCGGTTCGATCACGGGATATCCGACCTCGCTATACGAATTTCGCTCAGCGAGCCGGTCGGGATCCACTCGTGCCGCGACGAATGCGCGATCATCTCTCTGAACTGGCCATGCTCGGACTCGTCTCTGTAACCGAACGGAATGAAGGTCGACGCGGTGGGACGTATCGCGAATATACGCTTTCTATGAACGTTGATCTCATCCTTTCTGCCTTAGATGAAGTTGTTGACGAGGTCGGCATCCACGAATCGATTCATGCTCTCGTAACCGATGATATTTCTCAGGACTCATAA
- a CDS encoding thiolase family protein: MTGADSAPDIVLIDGARTPHGTLLGSLADVEAVELGRTAVDGLLERVDVDSAAIDWVGLGNAIQAGIGQVPGRQVVVESELPNETRATTINEASGSGMSAIGLAADRIAAGRAGLAIAGGFESMTNAPWILPDYRKGRRHGDVEIKDSMLLDSLWDVNLDVHMGEITEGLVDREGISREAQDEYALESHRWAADAIDSGAFDDEVVPVETSGGTVDTDEGPRPDSTLEDLARLPTSFREDGTITPGNASKLSDGAGAVLLADEETADQRGLEPMARLVDYATAYRDPDRFNEAVGDVVERLLERNELAVDDVDAYWINEAFAAQAAYVMDRIGIPRERMNPQGGAVAFGHPIGASGGMLATSLAYQLRDDPDVERGFVGMSIGGGGAIMGLLETY; the protein is encoded by the coding sequence ATGACCGGCGCTGACAGCGCGCCCGACATCGTCCTCATCGACGGCGCGCGAACGCCCCACGGAACGCTACTCGGATCGCTCGCGGACGTCGAGGCGGTCGAACTCGGTCGGACGGCCGTCGACGGCCTCCTCGAGCGCGTCGACGTCGACAGCGCCGCTATCGACTGGGTCGGACTCGGAAACGCCATCCAGGCCGGCATCGGACAGGTTCCGGGACGGCAGGTCGTCGTCGAGTCAGAACTTCCCAACGAGACGCGGGCGACGACGATTAACGAAGCCTCGGGCTCCGGGATGAGCGCGATCGGGCTCGCGGCCGATCGGATCGCGGCCGGCCGCGCCGGCCTGGCGATCGCGGGCGGGTTCGAGTCGATGACGAACGCGCCGTGGATCCTCCCCGACTACCGGAAAGGGCGCCGCCACGGCGACGTCGAGATCAAGGACTCGATGCTCCTCGACTCGCTCTGGGACGTCAACCTGGACGTCCACATGGGCGAGATCACGGAGGGGCTGGTCGACCGCGAAGGGATCTCGAGAGAAGCCCAGGACGAGTACGCCCTCGAGAGCCACCGGTGGGCCGCCGACGCGATCGATTCGGGCGCGTTCGACGACGAGGTCGTGCCCGTCGAAACCAGCGGAGGCACGGTCGACACCGACGAGGGACCGCGACCCGACTCTACGCTCGAGGACCTGGCCCGGCTACCGACGTCGTTTCGTGAGGACGGCACCATCACGCCGGGCAACGCATCCAAACTCAGCGACGGCGCGGGGGCGGTGCTGCTGGCCGACGAGGAGACCGCCGACCAGCGGGGCCTCGAGCCGATGGCTCGGCTCGTCGACTACGCCACCGCCTACCGCGATCCCGACCGGTTCAACGAGGCCGTCGGCGACGTCGTCGAGCGACTCCTCGAGCGCAACGAACTCGCGGTCGACGATGTCGACGCCTACTGGATCAACGAGGCCTTCGCCGCGCAGGCGGCGTACGTCATGGACCGCATCGGGATTCCGCGCGAGCGGATGAACCCTCAGGGGGGCGCGGTCGCGTTCGGCCACCCGATCGGCGCCTCCGGCGGAATGCTCGCGACCAGCCTCGCCTACCAGCTCCGCGACGATCCCGACGTCGAACGCGGCTTCGTCGGGATGAGCATCGGTGGCGGCGGCGCGATCATGGGGCTGCTCGAGACGTACTGA
- a CDS encoding (2Fe-2S) ferredoxin domain-containing protein, with protein MQRQTDRQRDRLAAQVFVCTNDRDADHACCADAGGEETLEAVKSWLRDRNAFWNPISVIETGCLGLCSENGTAIAIQPRDEWYSAVRPAEVPDLLESEFGPDAERVGAAYRRRQEASDSDAA; from the coding sequence ATGCAACGCCAAACTGACCGACAGCGCGACCGGCTCGCCGCACAGGTTTTCGTCTGTACGAACGACCGCGACGCCGACCACGCCTGCTGTGCAGACGCCGGCGGCGAGGAGACGCTCGAGGCGGTCAAATCGTGGCTGCGCGATCGAAACGCGTTCTGGAACCCGATCTCGGTGATCGAGACCGGCTGTCTGGGACTGTGCAGTGAGAACGGGACCGCCATTGCGATCCAACCGCGCGACGAGTGGTACTCGGCGGTCCGGCCGGCGGAGGTTCCCGACCTGCTCGAGAGCGAGTTCGGTCCCGACGCCGAACGGGTTGGAGCAGCGTATCGCCGACGGCAGGAGGCGAGCGACTCCGACGCTGCGTGA
- a CDS encoding CbtA family protein, producing the protein MLVDYLQRGVLAGVVAGLTYGLYVAFVANPLTEYVHDAGHSHGHGAGDHSHAQEGTEHVVSETTTALVSVGSGVLWAILLGGLFAVALYLFEPALPGHDGLESYVLAGAGFLTVSATPWLVVPPAAPGADHLYGIDARIGIYVGLVVLGAAVSAAAILAYGRAAPRHPALGALAAAVPVVATAVVLPAVTPTVVTQPDVAGELVTAYQALAALSQAAIWVLIAGAFNRLHRRADPAVDAADADSHDQLMASP; encoded by the coding sequence ATGCTCGTCGACTATCTGCAACGCGGCGTCCTCGCGGGGGTCGTCGCGGGCCTCACCTACGGGCTGTACGTCGCGTTCGTCGCGAACCCCCTCACCGAGTACGTCCACGACGCCGGACACAGCCACGGTCACGGTGCCGGTGATCACAGCCACGCACAGGAGGGAACCGAACACGTCGTCTCCGAGACGACGACGGCCCTCGTCAGCGTCGGCAGCGGCGTCCTCTGGGCGATCCTGCTCGGCGGGCTCTTCGCCGTCGCGCTGTACCTCTTCGAACCGGCGCTTCCCGGCCACGACGGACTCGAGTCGTACGTCCTCGCGGGCGCCGGGTTCCTGACCGTCTCGGCGACGCCGTGGCTGGTCGTTCCGCCCGCGGCGCCGGGCGCCGACCACCTCTACGGCATCGACGCGAGAATCGGCATCTACGTCGGTCTTGTCGTTCTCGGTGCGGCGGTCTCAGCGGCGGCGATCCTCGCGTACGGGCGAGCGGCGCCGCGGCATCCGGCGCTCGGCGCGCTCGCCGCTGCGGTACCGGTCGTCGCGACGGCGGTCGTTCTCCCCGCGGTCACGCCGACGGTCGTCACCCAGCCCGATGTCGCCGGCGAACTCGTCACGGCGTACCAGGCGCTGGCCGCGCTGAGTCAGGCCGCGATCTGGGTGCTGATCGCGGGCGCGTTCAACCGGCTCCACCGACGGGCCGACCCCGCCGTCGACGCCGCGGACGCGGACTCACACGACCAGTTGATGGCGAGCCCCTGA
- a CDS encoding CbtB domain-containing protein, producing MTATNETVHGRIETARTELTPMQVATGLLFAAAIAFALLFLQEPLAHDAMHNFRHGAGIVCH from the coding sequence ATGACGGCAACGAACGAGACCGTTCACGGTCGGATCGAGACCGCACGCACCGAACTGACGCCGATGCAGGTCGCGACGGGGCTGCTGTTCGCGGCGGCGATCGCGTTCGCGTTGCTCTTCCTCCAGGAGCCCCTCGCCCACGACGCGATGCACAACTTCCGCCACGGAGCCGGCATCGTCTGTCACTGA
- a CDS encoding monovalent cation/H+ antiporter subunit E has product MAAERVLVPLSDTVTVRQTVGYAVQSGLETADSLECHLVIALPYDVDLPEGKRLNVEAEELLERAENWVEEDAGGADVTIETAVLGTDEYLFGPRDYAEIFRTYADEHGIDRLVLDPEYSPGVTASMLQPLERELDRVDMPYDEAPVERAARHGRLVLSRDGFDRLFATFWISFGFYLVLGDPFYWFDLLTGAAVAGIVSVSLAHVTFSVPLDRFQSPLRAVRFVFYIPYLLWEIVKANIAVSAVILRPSMPIEPTLTRVNARVRSGLPLLALANSITLTPGTLTVRANDQQLLVHTLIPSAREDLFDGGLEKAIRFVFYGRESAAIPSPNERDDAEIVGGDEL; this is encoded by the coding sequence GTGGCGGCTGAACGCGTACTCGTACCGCTGTCGGACACGGTGACCGTCCGGCAGACGGTCGGCTATGCGGTCCAGTCGGGACTCGAGACGGCCGACTCGCTCGAGTGTCACCTGGTCATCGCGCTCCCATACGACGTCGACCTGCCCGAAGGAAAGCGACTGAACGTCGAGGCCGAGGAGCTGCTCGAGCGGGCGGAAAACTGGGTTGAGGAGGATGCCGGCGGGGCCGACGTGACGATCGAAACGGCCGTCCTCGGGACCGACGAGTATCTCTTTGGTCCCCGGGACTACGCCGAGATCTTCCGGACCTACGCCGACGAGCACGGGATCGACCGACTCGTGCTCGATCCGGAGTACAGTCCGGGCGTCACCGCGTCGATGCTCCAGCCCTTAGAGCGGGAACTCGACCGCGTCGATATGCCCTACGATGAGGCGCCGGTCGAGCGGGCGGCCCGCCACGGTCGCCTCGTCCTGTCCCGCGACGGATTCGATCGCCTGTTCGCGACGTTCTGGATCTCCTTCGGCTTCTATCTCGTCCTCGGGGATCCGTTCTACTGGTTCGATCTCCTCACCGGCGCGGCGGTCGCCGGTATCGTCTCGGTCTCGCTGGCCCACGTCACTTTCTCGGTGCCCTTAGACCGGTTCCAGTCGCCGCTGCGGGCCGTCCGGTTCGTCTTCTACATCCCGTATCTGCTCTGGGAGATCGTCAAGGCGAACATCGCCGTCTCGGCCGTGATCCTCCGGCCGTCGATGCCGATCGAGCCGACGCTGACCCGGGTCAACGCGCGGGTCCGCAGCGGTCTCCCGCTGCTCGCACTGGCCAACAGCATCACGCTGACGCCGGGGACGCTGACGGTCCGGGCCAACGACCAGCAGCTGCTGGTCCACACGCTGATCCCGTCGGCGCGCGAGGACCTCTTCGACGGCGGCCTCGAGAAGGCGATCCGATTCGTCTTCTACGGGCGCGAGTCGGCGGCGATCCCGTCGCCGAACGAACGCGACGACGCCGAGATCGTCGGGGGTGACGAACTGTGA
- a CDS encoding cation:proton antiporter — MTPVPLEDVFLVSAALFVILAIVLFYRAVVGPTTQDRLLAVNVLGTNTVVILALLAAGLDQSWFLDVALIYALLNFLMSIAISKFTVDRGGVL, encoded by the coding sequence GTGACGCCCGTTCCGCTCGAGGACGTCTTCCTCGTTTCGGCGGCGCTGTTCGTCATCCTCGCGATCGTGCTGTTCTACCGCGCGGTCGTCGGCCCGACCACGCAGGATCGGCTGCTGGCGGTCAACGTCCTCGGGACGAACACGGTTGTCATCCTCGCCCTGCTTGCAGCGGGGCTCGACCAGTCGTGGTTCCTCGACGTGGCGCTGATCTACGCCCTGTTGAACTTCCTGATGTCGATCGCCATCTCGAAGTTCACCGTCGATCGGGGTGGTGTGCTGTGA
- the mnhG gene encoding monovalent cation/H(+) antiporter subunit G, whose product MIEPIALQSTLETVRFWAIVLCLGLGVFFTLVSTVGVLRLPDIYARAHTASQTDTLGAGFALAGVALAFGWQHAAVYTVLLLFFVFITNPTAAHAIARSAAESDVEPVLAEEGEADDAEVAAETEGETR is encoded by the coding sequence GTGATCGAGCCGATCGCGCTCCAGTCGACCCTCGAGACCGTCCGGTTCTGGGCGATCGTCCTCTGTCTCGGACTGGGCGTGTTCTTCACGCTCGTCTCGACGGTCGGCGTCCTCCGGCTCCCGGACATCTACGCCCGGGCCCACACCGCCTCCCAGACGGACACGCTTGGCGCCGGCTTCGCGCTGGCCGGCGTCGCGCTCGCGTTCGGCTGGCAGCACGCGGCGGTTTACACCGTCCTGCTGCTGTTTTTCGTGTTTATCACGAACCCGACGGCGGCCCACGCCATCGCCCGCTCCGCGGCGGAGTCGGACGTCGAACCCGTCCTCGCCGAGGAGGGGGAAGCGGACGACGCCGAGGTCGCCGCCGAAACGGAGGGTGAGACGCGATGA
- a CDS encoding DUF4040 domain-containing protein, with amino-acid sequence MSLFAYSLAVFILATAVATALFRDVLSVIIVFGAYSLGMAILYTFLLAPDVAMTEAAIGAGVTTLLLLLTIARTTRPTTDRLMERIHVPGVVAVGAFVLVLCTAVLPEMYPLGGLETPIWSHPEVTQHYITETYEQTGVENAVTSVLAAYRGFDTFGEAVVVFAAGVSTLVVLKREVFA; translated from the coding sequence ATGAGTCTGTTCGCCTACTCCCTCGCGGTCTTCATCCTCGCGACGGCCGTCGCGACGGCGCTGTTCCGCGACGTGCTGTCAGTGATCATCGTCTTCGGCGCCTACAGCCTCGGGATGGCCATCCTCTATACGTTCCTGCTGGCTCCCGACGTCGCCATGACCGAGGCTGCGATCGGCGCTGGCGTGACGACGCTCCTACTGTTGCTGACGATCGCGCGCACGACTCGGCCCACGACCGACCGGCTCATGGAGCGCATCCACGTGCCGGGGGTCGTCGCCGTCGGCGCGTTCGTACTCGTGCTCTGTACCGCCGTGCTCCCCGAGATGTACCCTCTCGGGGGCCTGGAAACGCCGATCTGGTCGCACCCCGAGGTGACCCAACACTACATCACGGAGACCTACGAACAGACCGGCGTCGAGAACGCGGTCACGTCCGTCCTCGCCGCCTACCGTGGGTTCGACACCTTCGGCGAGGCGGTCGTCGTCTTCGCCGCCGGCGTCTCGACGCTGGTGGTTCTGAAACGCGAGGTGTTCGCCTAA
- a CDS encoding MnhB domain-containing protein yields MPESFDDTYTESQVIMTAVKIIAPFTLTYGLFMTFHGGDAPGGGFQGGTVVGVTVLMLAFAFGIEPTRQWLRNSLLVGLVTGGVVIFGAIGLGMVALGGDFLEFTMLKEVFHIKPKWGLEAVEIAGISLIVSGVIITLFFSMAAGFEPDRPSGTGGLEDRREPSDSGVSDDD; encoded by the coding sequence ATGCCCGAATCCTTCGACGATACCTACACCGAGAGTCAGGTGATCATGACCGCCGTCAAGATCATCGCACCGTTTACGCTCACCTACGGGCTGTTCATGACCTTCCACGGGGGCGATGCCCCCGGCGGCGGCTTCCAGGGTGGAACCGTCGTCGGCGTCACGGTTCTCATGCTCGCGTTCGCCTTCGGGATCGAACCCACGCGCCAGTGGTTGCGAAACTCCCTGCTGGTCGGCCTCGTCACTGGCGGCGTCGTCATCTTCGGCGCGATCGGCCTCGGAATGGTCGCCCTCGGCGGGGACTTCCTCGAGTTTACCATGCTCAAAGAGGTCTTCCACATCAAGCCCAAGTGGGGACTCGAGGCCGTCGAGATCGCCGGCATCTCGCTGATCGTCTCGGGGGTCATCATCACCCTCTTCTTCTCGATGGCGGCGGGGTTCGAACCCGACCGTCCGAGCGGGACCGGCGGTCTCGAGGACCGCCGTGAACCGTCCGACAGCGGGGTGAGCGACGATGATTGA
- a CDS encoding cation:proton antiporter subunit C: MIELLASRYTYVLMFVLLGIGIYMTIASENLVKKLIGVNLFQTAIFLFFISMAYIDVEGASAPIVPHHGEPGEVMVASPLPQVIVLTAIVVGIALTAVGLALIIRIYSEYGTLREDTLREVRADE, encoded by the coding sequence ATGATTGAACTCCTCGCGAGCCGCTATACGTACGTGCTGATGTTCGTCCTGCTGGGCATCGGGATCTACATGACGATCGCCAGCGAGAACCTCGTGAAGAAGCTGATCGGGGTGAACCTCTTCCAGACGGCGATCTTCCTGTTTTTCATCTCGATGGCCTACATCGACGTCGAGGGCGCGTCGGCGCCGATCGTTCCCCACCACGGCGAACCCGGGGAGGTCATGGTCGCGAGCCCGCTGCCCCAGGTCATTGTCCTGACCGCCATCGTCGTCGGTATCGCGCTGACGGCGGTCGGGCTGGCGCTGATCATCCGCATCTACTCGGAGTACGGAACGCTCCGCGAGGATACCCTGCGGGAGGTGCGTGCTGATGAATAG
- a CDS encoding monovalent cation/H+ antiporter subunit D family protein: MNSGLVDLLPPLLIVAPILAATLPIALGLRFDRTGWSVAAITTAGLFAAAGYLASAVHAGGRVTHTLGGYPRTYGIQLVADQFSILVVLLVTGVATGVLAYTRRGGPRGNTFYTAYLLLVGGLLGISLTGDVFNLFVFLEISSLATYALVSSGDGPESAVAALKYLILGTVAASMYLIGVAFVFMATGTLNMVELAEAIPNAERQTLIQTGFAFIVVGFATKVAQWPLHSWQPSAYEQAPDGATPLIAALVSTASAYAFGRLIVTVFEVDYLASMPRAASIVLTVGCVSVLAGTVLAVIQREVKRMLAYSSVSQFGLVITAYGVVIAGGSETAFTGAAIHLVGHGILKAGLFLSAAIVATSYGARTVDEYAGLAKRRPVVAGAMAVLLFALVGVPPAVGFVGKWYIALGAVEAELWPVAAVIFLSTMLTLAYAARLLEKMYFTPAAGAASARGHGPDTVATDGGDENGDKGREDLASDDGAVETPLAAGVSYDPTGGPGRDGSGRSPDPVSNGMVAVIVVAAIVAVALGFAGGTFADFLEPFLTEVFN; the protein is encoded by the coding sequence ATGAATAGCGGTCTCGTCGACCTGCTCCCGCCGCTGCTGATCGTCGCCCCGATCCTCGCGGCGACGCTCCCGATCGCGCTCGGCCTGCGGTTCGACCGCACCGGGTGGTCGGTCGCCGCGATCACGACGGCCGGGCTGTTCGCCGCCGCCGGTTACCTCGCGAGCGCCGTCCACGCCGGCGGCAGAGTGACTCACACCCTCGGCGGCTATCCCCGAACGTACGGGATCCAACTCGTCGCCGACCAGTTCTCGATCCTGGTCGTCCTGCTCGTGACGGGGGTCGCTACCGGCGTCCTCGCGTACACGCGCCGCGGGGGCCCGCGCGGAAACACGTTCTACACCGCCTATCTGCTGCTGGTCGGCGGGCTGCTCGGCATCTCGCTGACCGGCGACGTCTTCAACCTGTTCGTCTTCCTCGAGATCTCGAGCCTCGCGACATACGCGCTCGTCTCCAGCGGCGACGGTCCGGAATCGGCGGTCGCCGCCCTGAAGTATCTCATCCTGGGAACCGTCGCCGCGTCGATGTACCTGATCGGCGTCGCCTTCGTCTTCATGGCGACGGGGACGCTCAACATGGTCGAACTGGCCGAGGCGATCCCGAACGCGGAACGACAGACACTGATTCAGACCGGGTTCGCGTTCATCGTGGTCGGCTTCGCGACCAAGGTCGCCCAGTGGCCGCTGCACAGTTGGCAGCCGAGCGCCTACGAGCAGGCCCCCGACGGTGCGACACCGCTGATCGCGGCGCTGGTCTCGACGGCCTCCGCGTACGCGTTCGGGCGGTTGATCGTCACCGTCTTCGAGGTCGACTATCTCGCCTCGATGCCGCGGGCGGCCTCGATCGTCCTCACCGTCGGCTGCGTGAGCGTCCTCGCCGGGACCGTCCTGGCCGTGATCCAGCGCGAGGTCAAGCGGATGCTCGCCTACTCGTCGGTCTCGCAGTTCGGCCTGGTGATCACCGCCTACGGCGTCGTCATCGCCGGCGGTTCGGAGACGGCGTTTACCGGCGCCGCGATCCACCTGGTCGGACACGGGATCCTCAAGGCCGGCCTCTTCCTGTCGGCGGCGATCGTCGCGACGAGCTACGGCGCCCGCACCGTCGACGAGTACGCCGGCCTCGCCAAGCGACGGCCGGTCGTCGCCGGCGCCATGGCCGTCCTCCTGTTCGCGCTGGTCGGCGTCCCGCCGGCCGTCGGCTTCGTCGGCAAGTGGTACATCGCGCTCGGCGCCGTCGAGGCCGAGCTGTGGCCCGTCGCGGCCGTCATCTTCCTCAGCACCATGCTCACCTTAGCCTACGCCGCTCGCCTGCTCGAGAAAATGTACTTCACGCCGGCCGCCGGGGCCGCGTCCGCCCGCGGCCACGGTCCGGATACGGTCGCGACCGACGGCGGCGACGAGAACGGTGACAAGGGCCGCGAGGACCTTGCGTCCGACGATGGCGCGGTCGAGACCCCGCTCGCGGCGGGCGTCTCGTACGACCCCACCGGCGGACCCGGCCGTGACGGCTCCGGCCGATCGCCGGATCCGGTCTCGAACGGGATGGTCGCAGTGATCGTCGTCGCGGCGATCGTCGCGGTCGCGCTCGGCTTCGCGGGCGGCACGTTCGCCGACTTCCTCGAGCCGTTCCTCACGGAGGTGTTCAACTAA